Proteins encoded together in one Deinococcus irradiatisoli window:
- a CDS encoding MFS transporter, translating into MSLPPVSLSPFSPERRSLSVGLLLGVLLIAFESLAVATALPQVARDLHGLKLYGWPLSAFFMGFMIGTVGLGALADRDGPFRPVLLALLLFAAGLGVAGVSPSMAVLIGGRVLQGLGGGGVVAVAYQVINTAYPDAMRARMLALLSSAWVLPALLGPALSSYVTGRWSWRGVFLGLLPLVGLAAALLLPRLTRLSGAGTPLDRARLNMVVLAALGVTLGLAGLSGVGQGHASAGLLLLLGAGLALPTLGRLFPARAYALGTPLSAGYATRFLLAFSFFGTEALLPLGLSALRGLSLFHAGLFLTGGALVWSTTSFIHSRFDERTGGSRRPAVVRLGAAVIGLSFLGVLAALVWPGWPLLLGAACWAAAALGMGLAFPAHTLVVMRHAPAGQQGQVSGTLQLSDMLGSALGAGLGGALVAAFGIAGAMPWQLGLTISLAAAAMLVAARLRSLPERSAALPGAAHD; encoded by the coding sequence TTGAGTCTTCCGCCGGTCTCGCTGAGCCCTTTTTCCCCGGAGCGGCGTTCGCTGAGCGTCGGGCTGCTGCTGGGGGTGCTGCTGATCGCCTTTGAGTCGCTGGCGGTCGCCACCGCCCTGCCGCAGGTGGCCCGCGATTTGCACGGCCTGAAGCTCTACGGCTGGCCGCTGAGCGCGTTTTTCATGGGCTTCATGATCGGCACGGTGGGGCTGGGCGCCCTGGCCGACCGTGACGGTCCTTTCCGGCCGGTGCTGCTGGCGCTGCTGCTGTTCGCCGCCGGTCTGGGCGTCGCGGGGGTGTCGCCCAGCATGGCGGTGCTGATCGGGGGCCGGGTGTTGCAGGGCCTGGGCGGCGGCGGGGTGGTGGCGGTGGCGTACCAGGTCATCAACACCGCCTATCCCGACGCCATGCGCGCCCGGATGCTGGCTTTGCTGAGCAGCGCCTGGGTGCTGCCGGCGCTGCTCGGGCCGGCGCTGTCGAGCTACGTCACCGGGCGCTGGTCGTGGCGGGGGGTGTTTCTGGGCCTGCTGCCGCTGGTGGGGCTGGCGGCGGCACTGCTGCTGCCCCGGCTCACCCGGCTGAGTGGTGCCGGCACGCCGCTCGACCGCGCCCGCCTCAACATGGTGGTGCTGGCGGCGCTGGGCGTCACGCTGGGGCTGGCCGGGCTCAGTGGGGTGGGGCAGGGGCACGCGTCGGCCGGGCTGCTGCTCCTTCTGGGCGCCGGGCTGGCCCTGCCGACGCTGGGGCGCCTCTTTCCGGCGCGGGCCTACGCGCTGGGTACTCCGCTGAGCGCCGGGTACGCCACGCGCTTTCTGCTGGCGTTTTCCTTTTTCGGCACCGAAGCGCTGCTGCCGCTGGGGCTGTCGGCGCTGCGCGGCCTGAGCCTCTTTCACGCCGGCCTGTTTCTGACAGGTGGGGCGCTGGTGTGGTCGACCACCAGCTTTATTCACTCGCGCTTCGACGAGCGCACGGGCGGCTCGCGGCGTCCGGCGGTGGTGCGCCTGGGCGCGGCGGTGATCGGCCTGAGTTTCCTGGGCGTGTTGGCCGCGCTGGTGTGGCCCGGCTGGCCGCTGCTGCTGGGCGCGGCGTGCTGGGCAGCGGCGGCGCTGGGCATGGGGCTGGCCTTTCCGGCCCACACCCTGGTGGTGATGCGCCACGCTCCGGCCGGGCAGCAGGGCCAGGTCAGCGGTACCCTGCAACTCTCCGACATGCTGGGCAGCGCGCTGGGGGCCGGCCTGGGCGGAGCGCTGGTCGCAGCGTTCGGCATTGCCGGCGCGATGCCCTGGCAACTGGGCCTCACCATCTCGCTGGCCGCCGCCGCCATGCTGGTCGCCGCCAGGTTGCGCTCCCTGCCCGAACGCAGCGCGGCGCTGCCGGGAGCCGCCCATGATTGA
- a CDS encoding aldo/keto reductase — MSIEQIKLGSQGLTVSRLGLGCMGMSEFYGQTDEAENLRVFEAALDAGLNFFDTADMYGVGKNEELVGRALGKVRGEVVIATKFAIMRGPNGERLGINGRPEYVRQAVEASLRRLNTEYIDLYYQHRVDPNVPIEDTVGAMAELVREGKVRYLGLSEATPEQVRRAHAVHPITALQSEYSLWNREPEEDVLPTVRELGIGFVPYSPLGRGFLTGQFKSPDDFGEDDFRRHNPRFQGENFQKNLQLVEAVKELAQAKGVSTAQLALAWVLAQGRDLAPIPGTKRVKYLHDNLAALDIGLTGADLQRLSDIAPLGVAAGARY, encoded by the coding sequence ATGAGCATCGAACAGATCAAGCTGGGATCGCAGGGCCTCACCGTCAGCCGCCTGGGCCTGGGCTGCATGGGCATGAGCGAGTTCTACGGTCAGACCGACGAGGCCGAGAACCTGCGGGTGTTCGAAGCGGCCCTGGACGCCGGGCTGAATTTCTTCGACACCGCCGACATGTACGGCGTCGGCAAGAACGAGGAACTGGTGGGCCGGGCGCTGGGCAAAGTGCGCGGCGAGGTGGTCATCGCCACCAAGTTCGCCATCATGCGCGGCCCCAACGGCGAGCGCCTGGGCATCAACGGACGGCCCGAGTATGTCAGGCAGGCGGTAGAAGCCAGCTTGAGGCGCCTGAATACCGAGTACATCGACCTGTATTACCAGCACCGGGTGGACCCCAACGTGCCGATCGAGGACACCGTGGGGGCCATGGCCGAACTGGTGCGGGAAGGCAAGGTGCGCTACCTGGGCCTGTCGGAAGCCACCCCCGAGCAGGTTCGCCGGGCGCACGCCGTGCACCCGATCACCGCCCTGCAGTCCGAGTACAGCCTCTGGAACCGCGAACCGGAAGAAGATGTGCTGCCCACCGTGCGCGAACTCGGCATCGGCTTCGTGCCGTACAGCCCGCTGGGGCGCGGCTTCCTGACCGGGCAGTTCAAATCGCCGGACGATTTCGGCGAGGACGATTTCCGCCGTCACAATCCGCGCTTTCAGGGCGAGAACTTTCAGAAGAACCTCCAGCTGGTCGAGGCGGTCAAGGAACTCGCCCAGGCAAAGGGCGTCAGTACTGCCCAGCTGGCCCTGGCCTGGGTGCTGGCGCAGGGGCGCGACCTGGCCCCGATTCCCGGCACCAAGCGCGTCAAGTACCTGCACGACAACCTGGCCGCGCTGGACATCGGGCTGACCGGGGCGGACCTTCAGCGTCTGAGCGACATCGCGCCGCTGGGGGTGGCGGCGGGCGCGCGCTACTGA
- a CDS encoding HRDC domain-containing protein: MTAVSPDARLPGLHAEAGDPHSRLARALADLEGAGWGLLCSGQAALAQQLAALLGPGTLRVDARLSVSREVFAAAGLALATPDADWRGARAVWLLEPDERAIKRAKRAEVPIIVDATLAPGGGWLERGAALIVYRDGATLSGFGDVSLSALFGHGEAPPRRAPAPSDLSLAMVLRDLATLPLRLARAARTTAALLERFGGAAQAAGPTALLLSPDSAADTHQPVGGVLAAAHNVGAGTLITPGVQGAEAVLALLRGDQPQERTDERPANPAPTDARTAERTPAAQPPLAEPAVPRREEPRPPSAEPEPEASLAYVPEIIFSDSMPQPGRREEVQAEEPPAVQEAPSEAPRREAEAHRDERRSERTGRQEGSRREAEQRDPPAETPAADQASPEPAQAAEVPAPSEPVSPEPAQPDIALTPDLPPAAGTDPTEGLSDEQRATYNRLRDWRNAEAKRQEISRFIIASNATLAEIARSAPSDETQLRKVRGMGPERVRKYGAAILGTVQAD; encoded by the coding sequence ATGACTGCCGTTTCTCCCGATGCCCGCTTGCCCGGCCTGCACGCCGAAGCGGGCGATCCGCACTCCCGCCTTGCCCGCGCGCTGGCCGATCTCGAAGGGGCCGGGTGGGGCCTGCTGTGTTCCGGTCAGGCGGCGCTGGCCCAGCAACTCGCCGCGCTGCTCGGCCCCGGTACCCTGCGGGTGGACGCCCGCTTGAGTGTCAGCCGCGAGGTGTTCGCGGCGGCCGGACTGGCGCTGGCGACGCCTGATGCCGACTGGCGCGGCGCCAGGGCGGTGTGGCTGCTCGAACCCGACGAGCGGGCGATCAAGCGGGCCAAGCGCGCCGAGGTGCCGATCATCGTGGACGCCACCCTGGCTCCCGGCGGCGGCTGGCTGGAGCGCGGCGCGGCGCTGATCGTCTACCGCGACGGCGCCACCCTCAGCGGTTTCGGCGACGTGAGCCTGTCGGCCCTCTTCGGCCATGGAGAAGCGCCGCCGCGCCGCGCGCCGGCGCCCAGCGACCTCAGCCTGGCGATGGTGCTGCGCGACCTCGCCACCCTGCCTCTGCGGCTGGCCCGCGCCGCCCGCACCACCGCCGCGCTGCTGGAGCGCTTCGGCGGCGCGGCCCAGGCCGCCGGTCCCACCGCCCTGCTGCTTTCGCCCGACAGCGCGGCCGACACGCACCAGCCCGTCGGCGGGGTGCTGGCCGCCGCGCACAACGTCGGCGCCGGCACCCTGATCACGCCGGGCGTGCAGGGCGCCGAGGCGGTGCTGGCGCTGCTGCGCGGCGACCAGCCGCAGGAGCGCACTGACGAGCGCCCGGCGAACCCGGCGCCCACAGACGCGCGGACCGCCGAGCGCACGCCAGCTGCCCAGCCCCCTCTGGCCGAACCGGCTGTGCCGCGCCGGGAGGAGCCGCGCCCGCCCAGCGCCGAGCCGGAGCCCGAAGCGTCGCTGGCCTACGTGCCGGAGATCATCTTCTCGGACAGCATGCCGCAGCCGGGCCGGCGCGAGGAAGTCCAGGCGGAGGAGCCGCCGGCGGTTCAGGAAGCGCCGTCCGAAGCTCCGCGCCGTGAAGCCGAAGCGCACCGGGACGAGCGCCGCAGCGAGCGGACAGGGCGGCAGGAAGGAAGTCGGCGGGAAGCCGAGCAGCGCGACCCCCCTGCCGAAACGCCCGCCGCCGATCAGGCGTCGCCGGAGCCGGCACAGGCCGCCGAGGTGCCCGCCCCATCCGAACCGGTGTCGCCCGAGCCGGCACAGCCGGACATCGCCCTGACCCCCGACTTGCCGCCCGCCGCCGGCACCGATCCCACCGAGGGCCTCAGCGACGAGCAGCGCGCCACCTACAACCGCCTGCGCGACTGGCGCAACGCCGAGGCCAAGCGCCAGGAGATCAGCCGCTTTATCATCGCCAGCAACGCCACCCTGGCCGAGATCGCCCGCAGCGCGCCCAGCGACGAAACCCAGCTGCGCAAGGTGCGCGGCATGGGACCCGAACGGGTACGCAAGTACGGCGCGGCGATTCTCGGCACGGTGCAGGCCGACTGA
- a CDS encoding isoprenyl transferase, whose protein sequence is MSTRSESRTSLIRSGARTALKLRDAVAAPLYWWYAQRLEQDVKAHARLPKHLGLILDGNRRFARAGGLERELGHELGVDKAHEVMQWCLELGIPVVTIWVLSTDNTSRDPAEVAHLMKLFEREARNLSVDKRIHANKVRVRAIGQHHAFPGEVTAALGELEEKTRHYDGMLLNIAVGYGGREEIVDAVKRHLTRASEAGQSLSEVAAELHPDHLSAHMYTAGVPDPDFIIRTSGEIRLSGFMLWQSVYSEFYFCDVYWPGFRRVDFLRALRDFQDRKRRFGK, encoded by the coding sequence GTGAGTACCCGCAGCGAGAGCCGCACCAGCTTGATTCGCAGCGGCGCCCGGACGGCGCTGAAGTTGCGTGACGCGGTCGCGGCGCCGCTGTACTGGTGGTATGCCCAGCGCCTGGAGCAGGACGTCAAGGCGCACGCCCGCCTGCCCAAACACCTGGGGCTGATTCTCGACGGCAACCGCCGGTTTGCCCGCGCCGGCGGCCTGGAGCGTGAACTCGGCCACGAGCTGGGCGTGGACAAGGCCCACGAGGTGATGCAGTGGTGCCTGGAACTCGGCATTCCGGTGGTGACCATCTGGGTGCTGAGCACCGACAACACCAGCCGCGATCCGGCCGAGGTGGCGCACCTGATGAAACTCTTCGAGCGTGAGGCGCGCAACTTGTCGGTCGACAAGCGTATCCACGCCAACAAGGTGCGGGTGCGCGCCATCGGGCAGCACCACGCTTTTCCCGGTGAGGTCACGGCGGCGCTGGGCGAACTCGAAGAAAAAACCCGCCACTACGACGGCATGCTGCTCAACATCGCGGTGGGCTATGGCGGGCGCGAGGAAATCGTCGACGCGGTCAAGCGGCACCTGACGCGCGCCAGCGAAGCTGGCCAGAGCCTCAGCGAGGTCGCCGCTGAGCTGCACCCCGACCATCTCAGCGCCCACATGTACACGGCGGGGGTGCCGGACCCGGATTTCATCATCCGCACGTCCGGCGAGATCCGGCTGTCGGGCTTCATGCTGTGGCAAAGCGTCTACAGCGAGTTCTATTTTTGCGACGTGTACTGGCCGGGGTTCCGGCGGGTGGACTTTCTGCGCGCCCTGCGCGACTTTCAGGACCGCAAGCGCCGTTTCGGCAAGTAA
- a CDS encoding HAD family hydrolase gives MIERALLLDVDGVLVTPPELFGTRLLRAYPQAAGEFFGGPFLEASQGRADLRAVLPPYLERFGHAGTLEAFLAEWFGSENHPNLPMLDAVRELRALGWPTYLATNQEHHRVRYLLEDMQLAALTDGEFSSASVGVRKPDPVYFGEVARRLKLPPRQIVFWDDAPANVNAAAEAGWQAHLFTDTAHFRTVMNLPPTSP, from the coding sequence ATGATTGAGCGCGCCCTGCTGCTCGACGTGGACGGCGTGCTGGTGACGCCGCCCGAGCTGTTCGGCACGCGCTTGCTGCGGGCTTACCCCCAAGCGGCGGGCGAGTTTTTCGGCGGCCCCTTTCTGGAAGCCAGTCAGGGACGCGCCGATTTGCGGGCGGTGCTGCCGCCGTATCTGGAGCGTTTCGGGCATGCCGGCACGCTGGAGGCGTTCCTGGCCGAGTGGTTCGGCAGCGAGAACCACCCCAACCTGCCCATGCTGGACGCCGTGCGCGAGCTGCGCGCCCTGGGCTGGCCCACCTACCTCGCCACCAACCAGGAGCATCACCGGGTGCGCTACCTGCTCGAGGACATGCAGCTGGCGGCCCTCACCGACGGCGAGTTCTCCAGCGCCAGCGTGGGCGTCAGGAAGCCCGACCCGGTCTACTTCGGCGAGGTGGCCCGGCGCTTGAAGCTACCCCCGCGGCAAATCGTGTTCTGGGACGACGCGCCCGCGAACGTGAACGCGGCGGCCGAGGCCGGCTGGCAGGCCCACCTGTTCACCGATACCGCGCACTTCAGAACCGTAATGAACCTGCCCCCGACCTCGCCCTGA
- a CDS encoding CDP-alcohol phosphatidyltransferase family protein, whose translation MRPSAAKRGLAQTRKARPADEWAAERVFRPLAQLLVEPAARLKLAPTRVVLCHTGLTLLAAYQLRRGQRFSPALLLQLKTVLDNLDGQLARATGQTTLTGRYLDSEMDVVGNLALLTSLHGPLVGLGANLLLSLILSTDYLWEREYREARGETFRAPAAQGGDHPQVLAALERVYTLYFVPQEQVLGRLFEARYQRRAGPHPSAEQRRAYTPLGALTLSANLGLSSQLALFGALTLLGRARWYAPSLLLQAGLLLAAQLERERRVREAAS comes from the coding sequence GTGAGGCCTTCAGCTGCGAAACGCGGCCTGGCCCAGACCCGCAAGGCCCGCCCCGCCGACGAGTGGGCCGCCGAGCGGGTGTTCCGGCCGCTGGCGCAGCTGCTGGTCGAGCCGGCGGCGCGGCTGAAGCTGGCTCCCACCCGGGTGGTGCTGTGTCACACTGGCCTGACCTTGTTGGCCGCTTACCAACTCCGGCGCGGGCAGCGCTTCTCGCCGGCGCTGCTGCTGCAACTCAAAACGGTGCTCGACAACCTCGACGGCCAGCTGGCCCGCGCCACCGGGCAGACCACCCTGACCGGACGCTACCTCGACAGCGAGATGGACGTGGTGGGCAACCTGGCGCTGCTCACCTCGCTGCACGGCCCGCTGGTGGGCCTGGGCGCCAACCTGCTGCTGAGCTTGATTCTCAGCACCGATTACCTGTGGGAGCGCGAGTACCGCGAGGCCCGGGGCGAAACCTTCCGCGCCCCCGCCGCGCAGGGCGGCGACCACCCACAGGTGCTGGCCGCTTTGGAGCGCGTCTACACCCTTTACTTCGTGCCGCAGGAACAGGTGCTGGGCCGGCTGTTCGAGGCCCGCTACCAGCGCCGCGCCGGCCCGCACCCCAGCGCCGAACAGCGCCGCGCCTACACCCCGCTGGGCGCCCTGACCCTCAGCGCCAACCTGGGCCTCAGCAGCCAGCTGGCCCTGTTCGGCGCGCTGACCCTGCTGGGCAGGGCGCGCTGGTACGCGCCCTCGCTGCTGCTTCAGGCGGGCCTGCTGCTGGCCGCCCAGCTCGAACGCGAACGGCGGGTGCGCGAGGCCGCCAGCTGA
- a CDS encoding glycoside hydrolase family 13 protein, which produces MQEAQTPWWQDAVVYQVYPRSFQDSNGDGVGDLRGVISRLDYLKRLGVDVIWLSPIFQSPNDDNGYDISDYRAIMPEFGTMQDFDELLAQAHQRGLKIMLDLVVNHSSDEHPWFVEARERPQSDKRDYYIWKKPVGGDMPTHWQAFFGGPVWQKDEASGEYYLHLFSVKQPDLNWENPALRAEVYDLMRFWCDKGIDGFRMDVINLISKDPHYPEGEPLPGSPLTAGYPFFMNGPRVHEYLQEMNREVLSHYDLMTVGETPGASVEDARRYSGPERRELQMVFHFEHVGLGSGEQGKWTNATWTLPELKKILGRWQVELHGRGWNSLYWDNHDQPRAVSRFGNDAEHRVASAKMLATVLLFMQGTPYIYQGQEFGMTNVAFESVDHYRDLESLNAARDLSAVYGWSQPQILSSLHAMSRDNARTPVQWDASPNAGFTTGTPWIKLNPNFPDINAEAAEADPDSVWHHYRRTIALRKSLPVVREGTFGLLDAEHPTVFAYLRDDAHIRLLVIGHFSAQPGSYVLPDSFGDGEVISNNLPELEIHDGEVILRPYQALVIRQSPSAG; this is translated from the coding sequence ATGCAAGAGGCCCAGACCCCGTGGTGGCAGGACGCAGTGGTGTACCAGGTGTATCCGCGCAGCTTTCAGGACAGCAACGGTGACGGGGTCGGCGACCTTCGCGGCGTGATCTCGCGCCTGGACTACCTCAAGCGCCTCGGCGTGGACGTGATCTGGCTCTCGCCGATTTTTCAGTCGCCCAACGACGACAACGGCTACGACATCTCGGATTACCGCGCCATCATGCCGGAGTTCGGCACCATGCAGGACTTCGACGAGTTGCTGGCACAGGCGCACCAGCGCGGCCTGAAGATCATGCTCGATCTGGTGGTCAACCACTCCAGCGACGAGCACCCCTGGTTCGTGGAAGCCCGCGAGCGCCCGCAGTCCGACAAGCGCGACTACTACATCTGGAAAAAGCCCGTCGGCGGCGACATGCCCACCCACTGGCAGGCTTTTTTCGGTGGCCCGGTGTGGCAGAAAGACGAAGCGTCGGGCGAGTACTACCTGCATCTGTTCAGCGTCAAGCAGCCGGACCTCAACTGGGAAAACCCGGCCCTGCGTGCCGAGGTCTACGACCTGATGCGCTTCTGGTGCGACAAGGGCATCGACGGCTTCCGGATGGACGTGATCAACCTGATCTCCAAGGACCCCCACTACCCGGAAGGTGAGCCGTTGCCCGGCAGCCCACTGACCGCCGGGTACCCCTTTTTCATGAACGGTCCCCGCGTGCACGAGTACCTACAGGAAATGAACCGCGAGGTGCTCTCGCACTACGACCTGATGACGGTGGGCGAGACGCCCGGCGCCTCGGTCGAGGACGCGCGGCGCTACTCGGGGCCGGAGCGCCGGGAACTTCAGATGGTGTTTCATTTCGAGCACGTGGGCCTGGGCAGCGGAGAACAGGGTAAGTGGACCAACGCCACCTGGACCCTGCCGGAACTCAAGAAGATTCTGGGCCGCTGGCAGGTCGAGCTGCACGGGCGCGGCTGGAACAGTCTCTACTGGGACAACCACGACCAGCCGCGCGCCGTGTCGCGCTTCGGCAACGACGCCGAGCACCGCGTGGCGAGCGCCAAGATGCTCGCCACCGTGCTGCTGTTCATGCAGGGCACGCCCTACATCTACCAGGGCCAGGAATTCGGCATGACCAACGTGGCGTTCGAGAGCGTGGATCATTACCGCGATCTGGAGAGCCTCAACGCCGCGCGCGACCTCAGCGCCGTGTACGGCTGGAGCCAGCCGCAGATTCTCTCTTCGCTGCACGCCATGAGCCGCGACAACGCCCGCACCCCGGTGCAGTGGGACGCTTCACCGAACGCCGGTTTCACCACCGGCACGCCCTGGATCAAGCTCAATCCCAACTTTCCCGACATCAACGCCGAGGCCGCCGAGGCCGATCCCGATTCGGTGTGGCACCATTACCGCCGCACCATCGCCCTCAGGAAGTCGCTGCCGGTGGTGCGTGAGGGCACCTTCGGGCTCCTCGACGCCGAGCATCCCACCGTCTTCGCCTACCTGCGAGACGATGCCCACATCCGCCTGCTGGTTATCGGCCATTTCTCGGCCCAGCCGGGCAGTTACGTGCTGCCGGACAGTTTCGGCGATGGCGAAGTCATCAGCAACAACCTGCCGGAGCTGGAAATCCATGACGGTGAGGTCATCCTGCGGCCGTATCAAGCGCTGGTGATCCGCCAGTCGCCGTCAGCGGGCTGA
- the mutY gene encoding A/G-specific adenine glycosylase translates to MHEVKVEQRQAALLRWFDAHARALPWRRVDLGGRRDPYRVWVSEILLQQTQVVRGTFYFERFMQAFPDVQALSTAPLEAVLKAWEGCGYYARARNLHKAAQQLAERGFPDTYKGWLALPGVGPYTAAAVSSLAYGEARAVNDGNVRRVLSRLWAEAHPSEAWVQQRADELLDRARPGDWNEALMDLGATVCLPKSPRCPACPLSAHCAAFASGEPGAYPAPKRRTPVKTVRAAALLIGDADSAYLEQRGGTLLGGLFGLPIEEGPPEEALPRLLKRLNAVSPRHLGTVNHTMTHRQITLEVYAAEAPVALEPAAGRPLSRLDHKALALLDRADVQGRLWSVPEAEGVD, encoded by the coding sequence ATGCACGAAGTGAAGGTGGAGCAACGGCAAGCGGCGCTGCTGAGGTGGTTCGACGCCCACGCCCGAGCGCTGCCCTGGCGCAGGGTAGACCTGGGCGGCCGGCGCGATCCTTACCGGGTGTGGGTCAGCGAGATTCTTTTGCAGCAGACCCAGGTCGTGCGCGGCACCTTTTATTTCGAGCGCTTCATGCAGGCCTTTCCCGACGTGCAGGCCTTGAGCACCGCGCCTCTGGAAGCGGTGCTCAAGGCCTGGGAAGGCTGCGGCTACTATGCCCGCGCCCGCAACTTGCACAAGGCCGCCCAGCAACTGGCCGAGCGGGGCTTTCCCGATACCTATAAGGGCTGGCTGGCCCTGCCGGGGGTGGGACCGTACACGGCGGCGGCGGTGAGCAGCCTGGCCTACGGCGAAGCGCGGGCGGTCAACGACGGCAACGTGCGCCGGGTGCTCTCACGGCTGTGGGCCGAGGCGCACCCCAGCGAGGCCTGGGTACAGCAGCGGGCCGACGAACTGCTCGACCGGGCCAGGCCCGGCGACTGGAACGAGGCCCTGATGGATCTGGGCGCGACGGTCTGCCTGCCCAAGTCGCCGCGCTGCCCGGCCTGCCCGCTCAGCGCCCACTGCGCGGCCTTCGCCAGCGGTGAACCGGGAGCCTACCCGGCACCCAAGCGCCGCACCCCCGTCAAGACGGTGCGGGCGGCAGCCCTGCTGATTGGTGACGCCGATTCCGCTTACCTGGAACAGCGCGGCGGGACGTTGCTGGGCGGCCTGTTCGGGCTGCCGATAGAGGAAGGTCCGCCTGAAGAAGCCCTGCCGCGCCTGCTCAAGCGCCTGAACGCGGTTTCGCCGAGGCACCTCGGCACGGTGAACCACACCATGACGCACCGCCAGATCACCCTGGAGGTGTACGCCGCCGAGGCGCCGGTGGCGCTCGAGCCGGCCGCCGGCCGGCCGCTTTCCCGGCTCGATCACAAGGCGCTGGCGCTGCTCGACCGCGCCGATGTTCAAGGTCGTCTATGGAGCGTGCCGGAAGCCGAAGGCGTAGACTGA